In the Ilumatobacteraceae bacterium genome, one interval contains:
- a CDS encoding VOC family protein: MRMRLRQIAMVASDLAAAEDRIERELGLELCHRDPGVATFGLRNALYAVGDQFLEVVSPTQPGTTAGRLIDKRGGDSGYMVILEVDDLEPLRRRLDEHGVRVVFEAADVGIVGLHLHPADIGGAILSVDRADTWGEWQWAGPMWRDHVRDDAVDEIVAVEIEALEPTAMSERWSEVLGCEAIDGTIALPDGGEIRFVRAGDRGEGVCGVELRTDRADQVGTTTICNCRFEVVTGR, from the coding sequence ATGCGCATGAGGCTCCGACAGATCGCGATGGTGGCGAGCGACCTCGCCGCAGCCGAAGACCGGATCGAACGTGAACTCGGGCTCGAGCTCTGTCATCGGGACCCGGGCGTCGCCACGTTCGGGCTCCGCAACGCCCTCTACGCGGTCGGGGACCAGTTCCTCGAAGTCGTCTCGCCGACACAGCCGGGCACCACGGCCGGTCGGCTGATCGACAAGCGCGGCGGCGACAGCGGCTACATGGTGATCCTCGAGGTCGACGACCTCGAACCACTCCGCCGACGCCTCGACGAGCACGGTGTTCGGGTCGTCTTCGAGGCGGCGGACGTCGGCATCGTCGGTCTGCACCTGCACCCGGCCGACATCGGTGGAGCGATCCTGTCGGTCGACCGGGCCGACACGTGGGGCGAGTGGCAGTGGGCCGGACCGATGTGGCGCGACCACGTCCGCGACGATGCCGTCGACGAGATCGTCGCAGTCGAGATCGAGGCGCTCGAACCGACGGCGATGTCGGAGCGCTGGTCCGAGGTGCTCGGCTGCGAGGCGATCGACGGCACGATCGCCCTGCCCGACGGCGGTGAAATCCGGTTCGTCCGAGCGGGTGACCGGGGTGAGGGCGTGTGCGGAGTCGAGCTGCGAACCGACCGTGCCGATCAGGTCGGGACGACCACGATCTGCAACTGCCGCTTCGAGGTCGTCACCGGCCGGTGA
- a CDS encoding TauD/TfdA family dioxygenase: MSDTLIRPAEVSHHDIIEPRWWQGTPAVDPMAYQVDRTEFAMDASDLDPDGALARRMRDTFRDVGLVRLVNTGLTDHSDMRAFAQLVVDAEMPYEGGANPRDALEPNVFEIGAPLPAWLHYHHEMAYVGTSTKMVAFLCKRELPGRGATFVSDNLRVTDALLATEFGQKLARLGICYRRDLTDREAFNGRAPVGVYNHWQQSLGTDDPAEAERRARSKGLQTSWGPDRLLRTRYYVSAFEYFPQLDRNVLYSSVADHAMWFDTWPLVEQLPPDQRPLWMTFGDDTDFTIDELRQFVEVYDRFGSPIDWRVGDVGVICNYRFAHGRPSIVLGEHEERELGVLLGEPFQRVGHLGDKW, from the coding sequence ATGAGCGACACTCTGATCCGGCCCGCCGAGGTGAGCCACCACGACATCATCGAACCCCGCTGGTGGCAGGGAACGCCCGCGGTCGACCCGATGGCGTACCAGGTCGACCGGACCGAGTTCGCGATGGATGCGAGCGACCTCGATCCCGATGGCGCCCTCGCCCGCCGGATGCGTGATACCTTCCGCGACGTCGGCTTGGTGCGCCTCGTGAACACCGGGCTCACCGATCACTCCGACATGCGGGCGTTCGCCCAGCTCGTCGTCGACGCCGAGATGCCGTACGAGGGAGGCGCGAATCCGCGCGACGCTCTCGAGCCGAACGTGTTCGAGATCGGCGCTCCCCTCCCTGCATGGCTCCACTACCACCACGAGATGGCATACGTCGGCACCAGCACCAAGATGGTGGCGTTCCTGTGCAAGCGCGAACTCCCGGGGCGCGGCGCCACGTTCGTCTCCGACAACCTCCGCGTGACCGACGCTCTGCTCGCCACCGAGTTCGGCCAGAAGCTCGCCCGGCTCGGCATCTGTTACCGGCGCGACCTCACCGACCGCGAGGCGTTCAACGGTCGCGCCCCCGTCGGCGTGTACAACCATTGGCAGCAGTCGCTGGGCACCGACGATCCGGCCGAGGCCGAGCGACGGGCACGGTCGAAAGGACTCCAGACCTCGTGGGGCCCCGATCGGCTGCTGCGCACGCGCTACTACGTCTCGGCATTCGAGTACTTCCCGCAGCTCGATCGCAACGTGCTGTACAGCAGCGTCGCCGACCACGCGATGTGGTTCGACACCTGGCCGTTGGTCGAGCAACTCCCGCCCGATCAGCGACCGCTCTGGATGACCTTCGGCGACGACACCGACTTCACGATCGACGAGCTGCGGCAGTTCGTCGAGGTCTACGACCGGTTCGGTTCGCCGATCGACTGGCGCGTCGGCGACGTCGGGGTGATCTGCAACTACCGGTTCGCTCACGGGCGTCCGTCGATCGTGCTCGGCGAGCACGAGGAACGCGAACTCGGTGTGCTGCTGGGCGAGCCGTTCCAGCGGGTCGGCCACCTTGGCGACAAGTGGTGA
- a CDS encoding cold-shock protein, protein MAIGTVKFFNDQKGFGFISRDDGDDVFVHFSNIEGTGRRTLLDGQQVEFEIAAGRKGPEAVGVKVV, encoded by the coding sequence ATGGCCATCGGCACAGTGAAGTTCTTCAACGATCAGAAGGGCTTTGGTTTCATCAGCCGCGACGACGGTGACGACGTGTTCGTGCACTTCAGCAACATCGAAGGCACCGGGCGTCGCACCCTCCTCGACGGTCAGCAGGTCGAGTTCGAGATCGCAGCCGGACGCAAGGGTCCGGAAGCGGTCGGCGTCAAGGTCGTCTGA
- a CDS encoding RNA-binding S4 domain-containing protein, with the protein MRLRRSRQGWQTGGIDTVRIDQWLHAVRLTKTRAEAAAACRGGHVDVNGKAVKPSATVQLGDRVEAYLHQRRRIVVVDRLLKKRVGAAVAVECYTDHSPPPPEREVADVFAVRERGAGRPTKRDRRQIDRLRGRRG; encoded by the coding sequence GTGCGGCTGCGCCGATCGAGGCAGGGCTGGCAGACTGGCGGGATCGACACCGTCCGCATCGACCAGTGGCTGCACGCCGTCCGGCTCACGAAGACCCGCGCCGAGGCCGCGGCGGCCTGCCGAGGCGGCCACGTCGACGTGAACGGCAAGGCGGTCAAGCCGTCGGCGACGGTGCAGCTCGGCGACCGGGTCGAGGCCTACCTCCACCAGCGCCGTCGGATCGTGGTCGTCGATCGGCTCCTCAAGAAGCGTGTCGGCGCGGCGGTCGCCGTCGAGTGCTACACCGACCACAGTCCGCCGCCACCCGAGCGCGAGGTCGCCGACGTGTTCGCCGTGCGCGAGAGGGGCGCCGGCCGCCCCACCAAGCGCGACCGTCGCCAGATCGACCGCCTGCGCGGCCGCCGCGGTTGA
- the ppc gene encoding phosphoenolpyruvate carboxylase, translating into MTDDTTPTFDTGDDIRLIGRLIGDVLREQAGDDVFDLVEEVRRTAVRGRRAGENPIAALAARLDDADVNDQLHLIRAFGWLSLLANTAEDLHTERRRRFHRDSGSGSQEGSVEAGLDRMLADGVDAERIADELADLRVSPVITAHPTEVRRQTVLDHVDAVSTLLARRARAGDSPSELAEIDDRLRLEVLTLWQTAEVRLSKLRVRDEINEALRYYRSSIFATVTKLQTDVEELAEQRLGRTLSVPNAISMGSWIGGDRDGNPFVTADVLRLAVEMQAGVAFEHHLSTLHELSRELSMSARLITPTEALVELADASHDDSPFRADEPYRRALRGIHARLWAMASLVIDDVPGPLPHADLEPYASADAVSADLGIVIESLHSHGAGMLADQRVAPLRRALDTFGTHLCGLDMRQNSAVHEVVVDELFRVGGVTADYLSLDEAARIDVLTAELASPRPLTTPYANYSDITRSELAVVTEAASAHRRFGARSIPHYVISMAESVSDVLEVAVLLKEVGLIRIDGETGKLSSALDIVPLFETVADLRAADTTLVQMFEHERYGQIVESRNRWQEVMIGYSDSNKDGGYVTSQWELYRAQRALVAAAERCDTRLRLFHGRGGTVGRGGGPAYQAILAQPPGSVHGQLRITEQGEMVAAKYAQPASARRNLETLLSATLEASCLDADDLGPDHDRFVDATQELSDLAFNRYRALLDGPADFVRFFQAITPINEISSLNVGSRPAKRKNSNRIEDLRAIPWVFGWSQCRLNIPGWFGAGTAFESFATDDDRLALLHEMHDRWPFFRAMLNNMGMVLAKTDIEVGRKYADALVDDAELRDTVFGQIEAEHDLARTWHARLTGSDDPLVDNPALARSIRNRFPYLDPLHVMQIELLQRHRAGSDDDRVGRGIQLTLNTIATGLRNSG; encoded by the coding sequence ATGACCGACGACACCACGCCGACCTTCGACACCGGCGACGACATCCGTTTGATCGGCCGACTGATCGGCGACGTCCTCCGCGAGCAGGCGGGCGACGACGTGTTCGACCTGGTCGAGGAGGTCCGCCGCACCGCGGTTCGGGGCCGCCGGGCCGGCGAGAACCCGATCGCCGCGCTCGCGGCGCGCCTCGACGACGCCGATGTCAACGATCAGCTCCACCTCATCCGTGCGTTCGGCTGGCTGTCGCTGCTCGCCAACACCGCCGAGGATCTCCACACCGAACGACGCCGCCGCTTCCATCGCGACAGCGGCTCTGGTTCGCAGGAGGGCAGCGTCGAAGCCGGCCTCGACCGCATGCTCGCCGACGGCGTCGACGCCGAACGCATCGCCGACGAACTGGCCGACCTCCGGGTGTCGCCGGTGATCACCGCCCACCCGACCGAGGTCCGCCGCCAGACGGTGCTCGACCACGTCGACGCCGTGTCGACGTTGCTCGCACGGCGGGCCCGAGCGGGCGACAGTCCGAGTGAGCTGGCCGAGATCGACGACCGTCTCCGGCTCGAGGTTCTCACGCTCTGGCAGACCGCCGAGGTGCGCCTCTCGAAACTCCGCGTCCGCGACGAGATCAACGAGGCGCTCCGCTACTACCGGTCGAGCATCTTCGCCACGGTGACCAAGTTGCAGACCGACGTCGAAGAACTCGCGGAACAACGACTCGGTCGCACGCTCTCGGTACCGAACGCGATCTCGATGGGGTCGTGGATCGGAGGCGACCGCGACGGCAACCCGTTCGTCACCGCCGACGTGCTGCGGTTGGCGGTCGAGATGCAGGCCGGCGTCGCGTTCGAACACCACCTCTCGACGCTCCACGAGCTGTCGCGTGAGCTGTCGATGTCGGCTCGGCTGATCACCCCGACCGAGGCGCTCGTCGAGCTCGCCGACGCCTCGCACGACGACTCGCCGTTCCGCGCCGACGAGCCGTATCGCCGCGCGCTCCGCGGCATCCATGCCCGGTTGTGGGCGATGGCGTCATTGGTGATCGACGATGTGCCCGGGCCACTCCCCCACGCCGACCTGGAGCCGTACGCATCTGCCGATGCCGTCTCCGCCGACCTCGGCATCGTCATCGAATCGCTCCACTCCCACGGAGCGGGGATGCTCGCGGACCAACGGGTTGCGCCGCTCCGTCGGGCGCTCGACACGTTCGGCACCCACCTCTGCGGACTCGACATGCGCCAGAACTCCGCCGTGCACGAGGTGGTGGTCGACGAGCTGTTCCGGGTCGGCGGCGTCACCGCCGACTACCTCTCGCTCGACGAAGCGGCACGGATCGACGTCCTCACCGCCGAACTCGCCAGCCCCCGTCCGCTCACCACCCCGTATGCGAACTACTCGGACATCACCCGGAGCGAGTTGGCGGTCGTGACCGAAGCCGCGTCGGCGCACCGCCGCTTCGGAGCCCGCTCGATCCCCCACTACGTGATCTCGATGGCCGAGTCGGTGAGCGACGTGCTCGAGGTCGCGGTGCTGCTGAAAGAGGTCGGCCTCATCCGCATCGACGGCGAGACCGGGAAGCTGTCGAGCGCGCTCGACATCGTGCCGCTGTTCGAAACGGTCGCCGACCTCCGCGCCGCCGACACGACGCTCGTCCAGATGTTCGAGCACGAGCGGTACGGCCAGATCGTCGAGAGCCGGAACCGCTGGCAGGAGGTCATGATCGGTTACTCCGACTCGAACAAGGACGGCGGCTACGTCACGTCACAGTGGGAGCTGTACCGGGCGCAGCGGGCCCTCGTGGCTGCCGCCGAACGATGCGACACCCGCCTCCGGCTGTTCCACGGACGCGGGGGCACGGTCGGACGTGGCGGCGGCCCTGCCTATCAGGCGATCCTCGCCCAGCCCCCTGGGTCGGTACACGGCCAGCTCCGCATCACCGAGCAGGGTGAGATGGTGGCGGCCAAGTACGCGCAGCCCGCGTCGGCGCGTCGCAACCTCGAGACGTTGCTGTCGGCCACCCTCGAGGCGAGCTGTCTCGACGCCGACGATCTCGGCCCCGATCACGACCGATTCGTCGACGCCACCCAGGAGCTCTCCGACCTCGCGTTCAACCGGTACCGGGCGTTGCTCGACGGGCCGGCCGACTTCGTCCGGTTCTTCCAGGCGATCACGCCGATCAACGAGATCTCCAGCCTCAACGTCGGGAGCCGACCGGCCAAGCGCAAGAACTCCAACCGGATCGAAGACCTCCGGGCGATCCCCTGGGTGTTCGGATGGAGCCAGTGCCGGCTCAACATCCCCGGATGGTTCGGCGCAGGCACCGCGTTCGAGTCGTTCGCCACCGACGACGACCGACTCGCGCTCCTCCACGAGATGCACGACCGTTGGCCGTTCTTCCGGGCGATGCTCAACAACATGGGCATGGTGCTCGCCAAGACCGACATCGAGGTCGGCCGCAAGTACGCCGACGCGCTCGTCGACGATGCCGAACTCCGCGACACGGTCTTCGGTCAGATCGAGGCCGAGCACGACCTCGCCCGCACGTGGCACGCTCGACTGACCGGGTCGGACGATCCGCTCGTCGACAACCCGGCGCTCGCACGGAGCATCCGGAACCGGTTCCCGTACCTCGATCCGTTGCACGTCATGCAGATCGAACTGCTCCAGCGGCACCGGGCCGGTTCGGACGACGACCGGGTCGGGCGCGGCATCCAGCTGACGCTCAACACGATCGCCACGGGCCTGCGCAACAGCGGCTGA
- a CDS encoding enoyl-CoA hydratase-related protein: MGDFIDTGSDDLLARVDGNVGIITFNRPERRNALSEGVYRGFDAALPVMADDPEVRVVLVTGAGGAFCAGGDVKGMHEANQTGTDRPGRPSGVEDQVAHLRKLQRAVSLALHQHPKPVVAALPGAAAGAGLSIALAADIRLAAERAILVTAFANVGASGDFGGSWLLTQLVGPAKAKELYFTSPRLTAREAADLGLVNQVLPDKGFDEAALEWCRNLARQAPIAQRLMKENLNRALHCDLATALDAEATNMVRSMSTADHREAAAAFVEKRSPNFTGR, encoded by the coding sequence ATGGGCGACTTCATCGACACCGGCTCCGACGACCTGTTGGCGCGCGTCGACGGCAACGTCGGCATCATCACGTTCAACCGACCGGAACGACGCAACGCCCTGTCCGAAGGCGTCTACCGCGGCTTCGACGCGGCACTCCCGGTGATGGCCGACGACCCCGAGGTCCGCGTCGTGCTCGTCACCGGTGCTGGTGGAGCCTTCTGCGCCGGCGGCGACGTCAAGGGGATGCACGAGGCCAACCAGACCGGCACGGATCGACCGGGTCGGCCGAGCGGCGTCGAAGATCAAGTCGCTCACCTCCGCAAGCTGCAGCGGGCGGTGTCGCTCGCGCTGCATCAGCATCCGAAGCCGGTCGTCGCCGCGCTGCCCGGGGCTGCAGCCGGTGCCGGCCTGTCGATCGCACTCGCCGCCGACATCCGGCTGGCCGCCGAGCGGGCCATCCTGGTCACCGCATTCGCCAACGTCGGCGCCTCCGGCGACTTCGGTGGGTCCTGGCTCCTCACCCAACTGGTCGGTCCGGCCAAGGCGAAGGAGTTGTACTTCACGTCGCCTCGGCTGACGGCGCGGGAAGCCGCCGACCTCGGTCTCGTCAACCAGGTCCTGCCCGACAAGGGCTTCGACGAGGCAGCACTCGAGTGGTGCCGGAACCTGGCCCGCCAGGCGCCGATCGCTCAGCGGTTGATGAAGGAGAACCTCAACCGTGCGTTGCACTGCGATCTCGCCACGGCACTCGACGCCGAGGCGACCAACATGGTGCGGTCGATGAGCACCGCCGACCATCGTGAGGCCGCGGCGGCGTTCGTCGAGAAGCGCTCGCCGAACTTCACCGGCCGGTGA
- a CDS encoding phytanoyl-CoA dioxygenase family protein — protein MGVLAPIRRLADRLTGGRRPPHLPDVAWFDQPDALEQIDARANRPDDRRVLQSWVRDGYAIVENVVPHDLIDHMVDDLDRLFVDDDLAPSAVLHDLVMPDGHRPNTDHRDLLALEPAERVAVRDRSSWRIHGFYQHSAAADAVRQHPELRRIASMILGVDSRANYSINFHNGSTQALHQDTAVFHLGVPNLICGAWIACEDIVEGSGPLVYYPGSHRRELFDGFGSYPMVNLRTADPTTSAAYNAHVATESAGFAEHTFLARKGDVLFWHGMLIHGGQAIRRPETTRRSYVVHFIPDGADVADRISGPTNW, from the coding sequence ATGGGAGTCCTGGCGCCGATCCGACGACTCGCCGACCGCCTCACGGGAGGTCGACGACCGCCGCATCTGCCCGATGTTGCGTGGTTCGACCAACCCGACGCGCTCGAGCAGATCGACGCACGGGCGAACCGGCCGGACGATCGTCGCGTGCTGCAGTCGTGGGTGCGCGACGGGTATGCGATCGTCGAGAACGTCGTCCCGCACGACCTGATCGATCACATGGTGGACGACCTCGACCGCTTGTTCGTCGACGACGACCTCGCGCCGAGCGCCGTGCTGCACGACCTCGTGATGCCCGACGGTCATCGGCCGAACACCGACCATCGCGACCTGCTGGCGCTCGAGCCCGCCGAGCGGGTGGCGGTTCGTGACCGGTCGAGTTGGCGGATCCACGGGTTCTACCAACACTCCGCTGCCGCCGATGCCGTGCGTCAGCACCCCGAGTTGCGTCGGATCGCGTCGATGATCCTCGGCGTCGACAGCCGGGCCAACTACAGCATCAACTTCCACAACGGCAGCACGCAGGCGCTGCACCAGGACACGGCCGTGTTCCACCTCGGCGTGCCGAACCTGATCTGCGGTGCATGGATCGCCTGCGAGGACATCGTGGAAGGCTCCGGCCCGCTGGTGTACTACCCCGGATCACACCGTCGCGAACTGTTCGACGGGTTCGGCAGCTACCCGATGGTGAACCTGCGGACGGCCGATCCGACGACATCGGCGGCCTACAACGCGCACGTTGCCACCGAGTCCGCCGGATTCGCCGAGCACACCTTCCTGGCGCGCAAGGGCGACGTGCTGTTCTGGCACGGGATGCTGATCCACGGTGGGCAGGCGATCCGTCGGCCGGAGACGACCCGACGTTCGTACGTGGTGCATTTCATCCCCGACGGCGCCGACGTGGCGGACCGGATCAGCGGTCCGACGAACTGGTGA
- a CDS encoding MFS transporter: protein MARPTSPEPPAAPRPAPGIGLGRLVLPVYLPVIAGTIGVAVLVPVLPLYLKDSGLSLRTTSVVLAAVGLGAAVGSLPAGSLLARFGERRVLFVSLGALAASTALLGFTTAVVALVALRMAAGASNVALRLSRQTYIARRVLGEHRGRSMAMIGGSFRFSLLVGPLLGGWLVDTSGFATTFVVAGGFAALGVIPPLISGPRHLAPRTDVVAVPQFGVVDAMRTHWRLLLVAGVVPLLVMTAREGRFVVLPLISDDLGLSPTAVGAVIAVGTGADLLLFPVAGFVMDRFGRLAAMVPAFGTIAVGLLMLAAAGSTTSVVVAGAVIGIGNGLSSGTMLTLGSDLAPADATGPFLAGLAAMQDAGRVTGPLLVGVIGAGAGLGVASVALAAVLVGAVLWLVLVIGETGGVPAPAR, encoded by the coding sequence GTGGCGAGACCGACCTCGCCTGAGCCACCCGCCGCTCCACGCCCAGCACCGGGCATCGGCCTCGGGCGCCTCGTCCTGCCCGTCTATCTCCCGGTCATCGCCGGGACGATCGGTGTCGCGGTCCTCGTTCCGGTCCTGCCGCTCTACCTGAAGGACTCGGGCCTCTCGCTCCGCACGACATCGGTCGTACTCGCCGCGGTCGGTCTCGGCGCCGCGGTCGGCAGCCTGCCTGCCGGCTCCTTGCTCGCACGTTTCGGTGAGCGACGTGTGCTGTTCGTCTCGCTCGGAGCGCTCGCCGCCAGCACGGCACTGCTCGGCTTCACGACGGCGGTCGTCGCGCTCGTAGCGCTCCGGATGGCTGCGGGCGCCTCCAACGTCGCGCTGCGTCTCTCACGCCAGACCTACATCGCACGCCGTGTCCTCGGCGAGCACCGTGGGCGCTCGATGGCGATGATCGGCGGTTCGTTCCGGTTCTCGCTGCTCGTCGGACCGCTGCTCGGCGGGTGGCTGGTCGACACGTCCGGATTCGCGACGACGTTCGTGGTCGCCGGAGGCTTCGCCGCGCTCGGCGTGATCCCGCCCCTGATCAGCGGCCCGCGCCACCTCGCTCCACGCACCGACGTGGTCGCCGTCCCCCAGTTCGGAGTGGTCGACGCGATGCGGACCCATTGGCGCCTCCTCCTCGTCGCCGGTGTCGTCCCGCTGCTGGTGATGACCGCACGGGAAGGCCGGTTCGTCGTGCTCCCCCTGATCAGCGACGACCTCGGGCTCAGCCCGACCGCCGTCGGGGCGGTGATCGCGGTCGGCACCGGCGCCGATCTCCTCCTGTTCCCCGTCGCCGGGTTCGTGATGGACCGCTTCGGACGCCTCGCTGCCATGGTGCCGGCGTTCGGCACCATCGCCGTGGGCCTCCTCATGCTGGCAGCAGCCGGCTCGACCACGTCGGTCGTGGTCGCCGGTGCCGTGATCGGCATCGGCAACGGCCTGAGTTCCGGCACGATGCTCACGCTCGGCAGCGACCTCGCTCCCGCGGATGCGACCGGGCCGTTCCTCGCGGGGCTCGCCGCGATGCAGGACGCCGGGAGGGTCACCGGTCCGCTGCTCGTCGGCGTCATCGGCGCCGGTGCCGGGTTGGGCGTCGCATCGGTTGCGCTCGCGGCCGTGCTGGTCGGCGCCGTGTTGTGGCTGGTGCTCGTGATCGGCGAGACCGGCGGCGTGCCGGCCCCGGCCCGCTGA
- a CDS encoding 2OG-Fe(II) oxygenase, with product MVTLLKSEYELGVPVADDPLVWVIDDFLSDIEREHIVELGSPNMSEAKVSRLGKNATSEKRTGSVGWVKHNQTPIIRGLVKRVGDLVGLPTTHAESLQVVHYGETQQYKPHFDAWDIDTPKGKEKTARGGNRLVTALMYLNEVPAGGATGFPKLDVEVEAVPGRLCLFHNLVPGTSDRHPHSLHGGLPVESGEKWACNLWFREHRYQKGPAAPVSSRTMPQPKRPPKRKKRR from the coding sequence ATGGTCACACTGCTCAAGTCGGAGTACGAACTCGGCGTCCCCGTCGCCGACGACCCACTCGTCTGGGTGATCGACGACTTCCTGAGCGACATCGAACGGGAGCACATCGTCGAACTCGGGTCCCCGAACATGAGCGAGGCCAAGGTCAGCCGGCTCGGCAAGAACGCGACCAGCGAGAAGCGCACGGGCAGCGTCGGATGGGTGAAGCACAACCAGACGCCGATCATCCGCGGCCTGGTGAAGCGGGTCGGCGACCTCGTCGGCCTGCCGACCACCCACGCGGAGTCGCTGCAGGTCGTCCACTACGGTGAGACGCAGCAGTACAAACCGCACTTCGACGCGTGGGACATCGACACGCCGAAGGGTAAGGAGAAGACCGCCCGCGGCGGCAACCGACTCGTCACGGCGCTGATGTACCTCAACGAGGTGCCGGCCGGCGGCGCGACCGGCTTCCCGAAACTCGACGTGGAAGTCGAGGCGGTGCCCGGCCGGCTGTGCCTGTTCCACAACCTCGTTCCCGGGACCAGCGACCGACACCCGCACTCGCTGCACGGCGGTCTGCCCGTCGAGTCGGGCGAGAAGTGGGCATGCAACCTGTGGTTCCGCGAACACCGGTACCAGAAGGGTCCTGCGGCGCCGGTGTCGTCGCGCACGATGCCGCAGCCGAAGCGGCCACCGAAGCGCAAGAAGCGTCGCTGA